One region of bacterium genomic DNA includes:
- a CDS encoding patatin-like phospholipase family protein → MGITIIQKSDLTRKKPHAKVALVLAGGAITGGTFKVGGLKALNDFLVNRKVTDFDTYVGVSAGAFINAHLASGVSPEEILKILDGTSEHFEQLSPFHVYWPNFFEFLERPLSYLYRRATYIPGILYDSIAALPRLWQPLKEGFLRFCSEPNYSNFEHFVSPMAKIIYSKRAMPSITEAFPTGLFNGNSLEKYVRKNFERNHLTNNFKVLKRVRGKSLYIITTDLDTADRVIMGPDEMNDVTISQAVQASSALPMLYKPARIKGVDYIDGAVKRTTNMDLAIRKGADLVVCYNPFRPYSNRLVFEYLREEDKYVTKNRRISDSGLLMIFNQVFRTIFHTRIRYFIDQMILDRSFKGDIILIEPKEDDSTFFEMNPFSFWNRARAARHGFASVKNTIEGRFDEVSRIMASYGIQMTRDVVDQDFSQMTKSTSDDAMIMGVLEKERPPKRRLRLVA, encoded by the coding sequence TTGGGCATTACGATCATCCAAAAGAGCGATCTGACCCGCAAGAAGCCCCACGCGAAGGTCGCCCTCGTGCTCGCGGGCGGCGCCATCACCGGCGGCACCTTCAAGGTCGGCGGTCTCAAGGCCCTGAACGACTTCCTCGTCAACCGCAAGGTGACGGACTTTGACACCTACGTCGGCGTCTCGGCCGGCGCCTTCATCAACGCCCATCTCGCCTCCGGCGTCAGCCCCGAGGAGATCCTTAAGATCCTCGACGGGACGTCCGAACACTTCGAACAGCTCTCGCCCTTCCACGTGTATTGGCCGAATTTTTTCGAATTCCTGGAGCGGCCCCTCTCGTACCTCTACCGTCGGGCGACCTACATCCCCGGCATCTTGTACGATTCGATCGCGGCCCTGCCGCGGCTCTGGCAGCCGCTCAAGGAAGGTTTTCTGCGTTTCTGCTCGGAGCCGAACTACTCCAACTTCGAGCACTTCGTGAGCCCCATGGCCAAGATCATCTATTCCAAGCGCGCCATGCCTTCCATCACGGAGGCCTTTCCGACCGGCCTTTTCAACGGCAACAGCCTCGAGAAGTACGTCCGCAAGAATTTCGAGCGGAACCATCTGACGAATAATTTCAAGGTCTTGAAGCGCGTGCGGGGCAAGTCTCTCTACATTATCACGACGGATCTGGATACCGCGGATCGCGTCATCATGGGGCCGGACGAGATGAACGACGTGACGATCTCACAGGCGGTTCAAGCCTCCTCGGCCCTGCCCATGCTTTACAAGCCCGCGCGCATCAAGGGAGTCGACTACATCGACGGGGCGGTCAAACGGACGACCAATATGGACTTGGCCATCCGCAAGGGCGCCGATCTCGTCGTCTGCTACAACCCTTTCCGCCCGTACTCGAACCGGCTGGTCTTCGAATACCTTCGCGAGGAGGACAAGTACGTGACCAAGAACCGGCGGATCTCGGACAGCGGGCTTCTCATGATCTTCAACCAGGTCTTCCGGACGATCTTCCACACGCGCATCCGGTATTTCATCGATCAAATGATCCTGGATCGCAGCTTCAAGGGCGACATCATCCTGATCGAGCCCAAGGAAGACGACTCGACCTTTTTCGAGATGAACCCGTTTTCCTTCTGGAACCGCGCCCGCGCGGCGCGGCACGGATTCGCCTCCGTCAAGAACACGATCGAGGGGCGCTTTGACGAGGTCTCGAGGATCATGGCGAGTTACGGCATCCAGATGACGAGGGACGTTGTGGACCAGGACTTCTCCCAGATGACGAAGTCGACCTCCGACGACGCCATGATCATGGGCGTTCTGGAGAAGGAGCGGCCGCCCAAGCGCCGTCTCCGTCTCGTCGCTTAA